From Frateuria aurantia DSM 6220, one genomic window encodes:
- a CDS encoding ubiquinone biosynthesis accessory factor UbiJ, with amino-acid sequence MTEATPLLTLPRPLRRIAAHTLKLVLNQALALDPQTRQRLRGLDGRMLQVHLTGPELTLVIAVEDGLIDIRPAHDDSDLRISATPGSLLAMAVRRISGHMDEAAVGGKVDIAGDAELARRLERLMSQYSADTEAAMSQRFGNVIGVPLAQALARAREALRRHGRNSVEDSAAWLREESRLSIAPGEMDRFLDQVDLLRERSERFEARYERVRRQLQEARS; translated from the coding sequence ATGACTGAAGCGACGCCTCTCCTTACCCTGCCGCGCCCCTTGCGCCGGATCGCGGCTCATACGCTCAAGCTGGTGCTCAATCAGGCACTGGCACTGGATCCGCAGACCCGGCAGCGCCTGCGTGGACTCGATGGCAGAATGCTGCAGGTGCATCTGACTGGCCCGGAACTGACCTTGGTCATCGCCGTGGAAGACGGCCTGATCGACATCCGGCCCGCTCACGACGACAGCGATCTGCGGATCTCCGCCACGCCCGGCAGCCTGCTGGCCATGGCTGTGCGCCGGATCAGCGGCCATATGGACGAGGCCGCTGTCGGCGGCAAGGTCGATATCGCCGGCGATGCCGAACTGGCTCGGCGGCTGGAGCGGCTGATGAGCCAGTATTCGGCCGATACCGAAGCCGCGATGAGCCAGCGTTTCGGCAATGTCATCGGCGTCCCGCTGGCCCAGGCACTGGCACGGGCCCGCGAGGCCTTGCGTCGACACGGCCGCAACTCGGTCGAGGACAGTGCCGCCTGGTTGCGCGAGGAATCGCGGCTCAGCATCGCGCCCGGCGAAATGGACCGGTTTCTGGATCAGGTCGACCTGCTGCGTGAACGCAGTGAACGCTTCGAGGCCCGCTATGAACGTGTGCGCCGCCAATTGCAGGAGGCCCGCTCGTGA
- a CDS encoding DUF1656 domain-containing protein has translation MPREIEIAGILVPGLLLVLIGCLSLLWGMDLLIGRLGLYRYVWHPSLFRLAVFASLFGALGLILF, from the coding sequence ATGCCACGTGAAATCGAAATAGCAGGCATTCTGGTGCCGGGTCTGCTGCTGGTCCTGATCGGTTGTCTGAGCCTGTTGTGGGGCATGGATCTGTTGATCGGGCGACTGGGCCTGTACCGCTATGTATGGCACCCGTCCTTGTTCCGTCTTGCCGTGTTTGCGTCCCTGTTCGGGGCCTTGGGCCTCATCCTTTTCTAA
- a CDS encoding tRNA (cytidine(34)-2'-O)-methyltransferase yields MIHVILFQPEIPPNTGNVIRLCANTGASLHLIEPLGFELDDTRLKRAGLDYHEYARVRRHPDLASCLLELGQPRVFALTTRGQRRPTEVAFAAGDALLFGRETAGLPPSVVESLPPDQRLRLPMQASSRSLNLSNAVAVTVYEAWRQLGFDGAA; encoded by the coding sequence ATGATCCATGTGATTCTGTTCCAGCCTGAAATCCCCCCGAATACCGGCAACGTGATCCGCCTGTGCGCGAATACCGGCGCCTCGCTGCATCTGATCGAACCGCTGGGCTTCGAGCTGGACGATACCCGTCTGAAGCGCGCCGGTCTTGACTACCACGAGTATGCCCGGGTCCGCCGCCATCCCGACCTGGCCAGCTGCCTGCTCGAACTTGGCCAGCCGCGGGTATTCGCCCTCACCACCCGTGGCCAGCGCCGACCCACCGAGGTGGCTTTCGCTGCCGGTGATGCCCTGCTGTTCGGGCGTGAAACCGCCGGGCTGCCTCCCTCCGTGGTCGAGAGCCTGCCACCCGATCAGCGTCTGCGCCTGCCCATGCAGGCCTCCAGTCGCAGCCTGAATCTGTCCAATGCCGTCGCCGTGACCGTCTACGAGGCCTGGCGGCAGCTGGGCTTTGACGGCGCCGCCTGA
- a CDS encoding biotin/lipoyl-binding protein: MNTQSVLRFATTLLIFLLAILVGAALWKHYMYSPWTRDGRVRAEVVKIAPDVAGLVTSVNVVDNQFVHQGDVMLVIDQARYQLTLNQLRANRAASQANVEAAVANIAAAKAAVVAKHADYQMYREQAERRQRIPQGTVISVEARSNAVAIARAAEASWHQAEASLGQAEAAHEQALAAETQAEAAVATAELNLRRTEVHAPVDGYATNVTVRVGDYASAGTQQMALIDSHSFYLYGYFEETKLPRLRVGDPVDIRLMAGGIHLKGKIIGVARGITDRDNPTGSNQLANVNPTFNWVRLAQRVPVRISIDPSQMPKGMVLSAGMTATVVVHPLRGAHEETAPAVTASAAH, translated from the coding sequence ATGAATACCCAGTCCGTACTTCGTTTTGCCACGACACTTCTCATCTTCCTGTTGGCGATACTCGTCGGAGCAGCCCTGTGGAAGCACTACATGTACTCGCCATGGACGCGCGATGGCAGGGTGCGGGCTGAAGTCGTGAAGATTGCGCCTGACGTCGCCGGCCTGGTGACATCGGTGAATGTGGTCGACAATCAGTTCGTGCATCAAGGGGACGTGATGCTGGTGATCGATCAGGCGCGCTACCAGTTGACGCTGAATCAGTTGCGTGCCAATCGGGCGGCAAGCCAGGCCAATGTCGAGGCTGCCGTGGCCAATATCGCGGCGGCCAAAGCGGCGGTCGTGGCCAAGCATGCCGATTACCAGATGTATCGCGAACAGGCCGAGCGGCGCCAGCGGATTCCGCAGGGTACGGTGATCTCGGTCGAAGCGCGCAGCAATGCGGTGGCCATCGCCCGTGCCGCCGAAGCCAGCTGGCATCAGGCGGAGGCTTCACTGGGTCAGGCCGAGGCGGCCCACGAGCAGGCCCTTGCCGCTGAAACCCAGGCTGAGGCGGCGGTGGCGACGGCCGAGCTGAATCTGCGTCGCACCGAAGTCCATGCGCCGGTGGACGGCTATGCCACCAACGTGACGGTCCGGGTCGGCGACTACGCCAGCGCCGGAACCCAGCAGATGGCCTTGATCGACAGTCACAGCTTCTATCTGTACGGTTATTTCGAGGAAACCAAGTTGCCGCGGCTGCGGGTGGGCGATCCGGTGGATATCCGCCTGATGGCTGGCGGCATTCATCTCAAGGGCAAGATCATCGGTGTGGCGCGCGGCATCACTGATCGCGACAATCCCACCGGCAGCAACCAGCTGGCCAACGTCAATCCCACGTTCAACTGGGTCCGGCTGGCGCAGCGCGTGCCGGTGCGGATTTCCATCGACCCCAGCCAGATGCCGAAAGGCATGGTGCTGTCGGCGGGCATGACGGCGACCGTGGTGGTCCATCCCCTGCGGGGCGCGCATGAGGAAACGGCGCCGGCCGTCACCGCCAGCGCCGCGCATTGA
- a CDS encoding DUF2076 domain-containing protein, whose product MIPQEQQLLEDFLNRLAATPATARDPQASALIQQRLASLPDPGYLLVQRAILLEQALKAAQAQLSQLQAAQGQNPASASFLGGAGYGAGSVPPPPPGMNQQAAPSWRDRFFGGGNAAPPPPPAPQAAQPSFLGSAARTAAGVAGGMFLAEGLQSMFSGHHDGEGGFFGGNGAPDVVENVTNVYEQAPDQGFLGNDDGGFVDNGGFDDGDSGNWS is encoded by the coding sequence ATGATTCCCCAAGAGCAACAATTGCTGGAAGACTTTCTGAACCGGCTGGCGGCGACGCCGGCCACGGCCCGGGACCCGCAGGCCTCCGCCTTGATCCAGCAACGGCTGGCAAGCCTGCCCGATCCGGGCTACCTGCTGGTGCAGCGGGCGATTCTGCTGGAGCAGGCCTTGAAGGCCGCTCAGGCCCAGCTCAGCCAGTTGCAGGCGGCCCAAGGCCAGAATCCGGCCTCTGCCAGCTTTCTGGGCGGCGCCGGTTATGGTGCGGGGTCCGTACCGCCGCCTCCGCCGGGCATGAACCAGCAGGCGGCCCCGAGCTGGCGCGACCGCTTTTTCGGTGGCGGCAATGCCGCTCCGCCTCCTCCGCCGGCCCCGCAGGCGGCACAGCCCAGTTTCCTGGGCAGTGCCGCCCGTACCGCGGCAGGTGTTGCCGGTGGCATGTTCCTGGCCGAAGGCCTGCAGAGCATGTTCAGTGGTCATCATGACGGCGAGGGCGGCTTCTTCGGCGGCAATGGGGCCCCGGATGTTGTCGAGAACGTGACCAATGTCTATGAGCAAGCCCCGGATCAGGGGTTTCTGGGCAATGATGATGGTGGCTTTGTCGACAACGGCGGCTTTGACGACGGCGATTCCGGCAACTGGTC
- a CDS encoding DUF4156 domain-containing protein, with amino-acid sequence MSKTWWCVSVVVLTACTWGIKLNEGGQRVHTAWNRDVSACRYVGKVTVSVADHVGPMSRNDIKVRDELEIMARNEASELSADTVKPLGQPHDGEQPWGAYSCGSRLGPVTGQGSYRSPVTSPAEAAPADNGGGFQTYPVKGG; translated from the coding sequence ATGAGCAAGACCTGGTGGTGTGTATCCGTGGTGGTCCTGACGGCCTGTACCTGGGGCATCAAGCTGAACGAGGGCGGGCAGCGGGTGCACACGGCATGGAATCGCGATGTCAGCGCCTGCCGTTACGTCGGCAAGGTGACGGTGTCGGTAGCCGATCATGTGGGGCCGATGTCACGGAACGACATCAAGGTGCGCGACGAGCTTGAAATCATGGCGCGCAACGAGGCTTCGGAATTGTCGGCCGATACGGTCAAGCCGCTGGGCCAGCCACATGACGGCGAGCAGCCCTGGGGGGCCTACAGCTGTGGTTCGCGACTGGGCCCGGTCACGGGGCAGGGCAGCTACCGCTCACCGGTGACGAGTCCGGCCGAGGCGGCACCGGCGGACAATGGCGGCGGTTTCCAGACCTATCCGGTCAAGGGCGGCTGA
- the ubiB gene encoding ubiquinone biosynthesis regulatory protein kinase UbiB: MVLLRYRLDELFDVVRPFRPLKLIRPLLPRPRSDLRSLSRGVRLRLAFAELGPIFVKAGQVLSTRRDLVPDDIANELALLQDQVPPFDGQLAQAQIESELKAPVSELFASFDLKPLASASIAQVHAVTLLDGEEAVVKVLRPGIEKQINRDLGLLHSLGEIAQRWLPNSDKIRPLEVVQEIEKMLENELDLQREAASASLLRRNFESGVDLYVPRIYWDLTGTRVMTQERVRGISSDDILAIDAAGVDRKQLAAKGVRVFYEQVFRDNFFHADAHPGNIWVDPTRIEEPRFIALDFGIMGSLPEKDQYWLAQNFIAMFERDYARIAHLHVASGWMPASIRLDELEAAVRTVCEPYFTRPLSQISIAELVVKMFQVARRFQLTLQPQLILLQKTLLNIEGVGRILDPEIDIWAVAHPVLKQILKDRYNPARTLKVVRRQLPEWLHTAPQMPALVREWLQQGVNGSAELAAAQLLVKQQQELARRQQRLLAGSLLGFCLLITAALLFIAGHTSDWPWAFGLAGLISFAWGWPRPRGPGQG; this comes from the coding sequence ATGGTGTTGCTGCGCTACCGTCTCGATGAGTTGTTCGACGTGGTGCGTCCGTTTCGCCCGTTGAAACTGATCCGCCCCCTGCTGCCGCGTCCGCGCAGTGATCTGCGCAGCCTCTCGCGCGGTGTCCGTCTGCGTCTGGCCTTTGCCGAACTGGGACCGATCTTTGTCAAGGCCGGTCAGGTCTTGTCGACCCGGCGTGACCTGGTACCGGACGACATCGCCAACGAACTGGCGCTGCTGCAGGACCAGGTGCCGCCCTTCGACGGCCAGCTGGCCCAGGCCCAGATCGAGTCCGAGCTGAAGGCCCCGGTCAGCGAATTGTTTGCCAGCTTCGATCTGAAGCCGCTGGCCTCGGCCTCGATTGCCCAGGTCCATGCCGTGACCCTGCTTGATGGCGAAGAGGCCGTGGTCAAGGTACTGCGCCCGGGCATCGAGAAGCAGATCAACCGTGATCTGGGCCTGCTGCACTCTTTGGGTGAAATCGCCCAGCGCTGGTTGCCCAACTCCGACAAGATCCGCCCCCTGGAAGTGGTCCAGGAAATCGAGAAAATGCTGGAAAACGAGTTGGATCTGCAGCGCGAGGCGGCCAGTGCCAGCCTGCTGCGGCGCAACTTCGAAAGCGGCGTCGATCTTTACGTGCCCAGGATCTACTGGGATCTGACCGGCACCCGGGTGATGACCCAGGAGCGGGTCCGCGGCATCAGCTCCGATGACATCCTGGCCATCGATGCCGCCGGCGTCGACCGCAAACAGCTGGCGGCCAAGGGCGTGCGGGTGTTCTACGAACAGGTGTTCCGCGACAATTTCTTCCACGCCGATGCCCATCCGGGCAATATCTGGGTCGATCCCACCCGCATCGAGGAGCCGCGTTTCATCGCGCTGGACTTCGGCATCATGGGATCGCTGCCGGAAAAGGATCAATACTGGCTGGCGCAGAACTTCATCGCCATGTTCGAGCGCGACTACGCCCGCATCGCGCATCTGCACGTCGCCTCCGGCTGGATGCCGGCCTCGATCCGGCTGGACGAGCTGGAAGCCGCGGTCCGTACCGTCTGCGAGCCCTATTTCACCCGCCCGCTCTCCCAGATCTCCATCGCCGAGCTGGTGGTGAAGATGTTCCAGGTCGCGCGCCGCTTCCAGCTGACCTTGCAGCCACAGCTGATCCTGCTGCAGAAGACCTTGCTGAACATCGAGGGCGTGGGCCGCATTCTGGATCCCGAAATCGACATCTGGGCGGTGGCCCATCCGGTGCTGAAGCAGATCCTCAAGGATCGCTACAACCCGGCACGCACTCTGAAAGTGGTGCGCCGCCAGCTTCCCGAATGGCTGCATACCGCGCCGCAGATGCCGGCACTGGTCCGCGAGTGGCTGCAGCAAGGTGTCAACGGCAGCGCGGAACTGGCCGCCGCCCAGCTGCTGGTCAAGCAACAGCAGGAACTGGCCCGCCGCCAGCAACGGCTGCTGGCAGGCAGCCTGCTGGGCTTTTGCCTGCTGATCACCGCGGCCCTGCTGTTTATTGCCGGTCATACCAGTGACTGGCCCTGGGCCTTCGGCCTTGCCGGCCTGATCAGCTTTGCCTGGGGATGGCCGCGCCCGCGAGGCCCCGGCCAAGGCTGA
- a CDS encoding FUSC family protein: MPKLKISLPGDLQAWLFVFKFLLAMYVAGWIALRLSLTQPLTTMMTVVIVMHPNSGMVLAKSFYRAIGTVTGSLVMLGLMALFPQEPVLLLLSLCVWVGLCSGGAIFFRGFAAYAFVLSGYTAVIVMLPVVHDPSAVFNSAVMRVSEVLLGILVSAVISDGLMPQRVFDALRRSFAEQYAHFIDFMRGTTIGTMPREEMAKEYLRFTREAVALEDMRSTVVFENAEAHARSSRLRFFNQLFMETTTSFQAAHHFIDGLLRAGHQSTAQALIELYHPIGEALDVSGAGRYDSEVLRPRLDDCLAEWDKLASRLRGELVEQEARIEFDTGSAMLQRMAVELRQMVRVRGELAGRRLQGGVERAKFYRSSDMAVAGVTALRTFLTMGALSIFWIGSGWDYATSGVLLATVFSGLLAAVPRPENAVATIGKGALLGTAMSFVVSFWALPRVDGFLLLMVATLPMFVVLGALLSRPKTTLLGFGMGVGGIAVINGVNVLGYQPVVFLDSALGQLMGILAVWGMFNIIPGLSGSGWLRHRQIVKLRRQVVVAAQAPLDGLRNRFESISRDLLLQIVAGTPSDSHVSAELLAMSLSVHGVGRGLIELRRHLAREDVSGRWQHLLGPLIADWAQLYQQPDQAAWDRVSEGLASAIAVLRAEHDRDPGAVQLLLADLYYLRVELYDDESLLIRHVELLQSLPNGWFHAT, from the coding sequence TTGCCCAAACTGAAGATCTCTCTGCCCGGAGACCTTCAGGCCTGGTTGTTCGTATTCAAGTTTCTGCTGGCCATGTATGTCGCCGGCTGGATCGCGCTGCGCCTGAGCCTCACCCAGCCGCTGACCACGATGATGACGGTGGTCATCGTCATGCACCCCAACAGCGGCATGGTGCTGGCGAAAAGTTTTTATCGTGCGATCGGCACCGTCACCGGCAGTCTGGTGATGCTGGGGCTGATGGCGCTGTTCCCGCAGGAGCCCGTGCTGCTGCTGCTGAGCCTGTGCGTCTGGGTGGGGCTATGTTCGGGCGGAGCGATCTTTTTCCGTGGTTTCGCCGCCTATGCTTTTGTGCTTTCGGGCTATACCGCCGTGATCGTGATGCTGCCGGTGGTGCATGATCCTTCCGCGGTCTTCAACTCGGCCGTGATGCGGGTCAGCGAGGTGCTGCTGGGAATTCTGGTGTCGGCGGTGATCAGTGACGGCCTGATGCCGCAGCGGGTGTTCGATGCGCTGCGGCGCAGTTTTGCCGAGCAGTACGCCCATTTCATCGATTTCATGCGCGGCACCACCATTGGCACCATGCCGCGTGAGGAGATGGCGAAAGAGTATCTGCGATTCACTCGCGAGGCTGTGGCGCTGGAGGATATGCGCAGCACGGTGGTGTTCGAGAACGCCGAGGCGCATGCCCGCAGTTCGCGGTTGCGTTTTTTCAACCAGTTGTTTATGGAAACCACCACCAGTTTCCAGGCAGCCCATCATTTTATCGACGGTCTGCTGCGGGCCGGGCACCAGTCCACGGCGCAGGCGCTGATCGAGCTGTATCACCCGATCGGCGAAGCCCTGGACGTGTCCGGTGCCGGGCGTTATGACAGCGAGGTGCTGCGGCCACGGTTGGATGATTGCCTGGCTGAATGGGACAAGCTGGCCTCAAGGCTGCGCGGAGAGCTGGTGGAACAGGAGGCCAGGATCGAGTTCGATACCGGCTCGGCGATGCTGCAACGGATGGCCGTCGAGCTGCGACAGATGGTGAGGGTGCGTGGCGAGCTGGCGGGGCGGCGTCTGCAGGGCGGCGTGGAGCGGGCGAAGTTCTATCGCAGCAGCGATATGGCGGTGGCCGGGGTCACGGCTTTGCGGACCTTTCTGACGATGGGAGCGCTCAGCATTTTCTGGATCGGCAGCGGCTGGGACTACGCTACTTCGGGCGTCCTGCTGGCCACGGTGTTCAGCGGTCTGCTGGCGGCCGTACCGCGGCCGGAAAATGCCGTGGCGACCATCGGCAAAGGCGCCTTGCTCGGTACCGCGATGTCCTTCGTGGTCAGTTTCTGGGCCTTGCCTCGGGTAGATGGATTTCTGTTGCTGATGGTGGCGACCCTGCCGATGTTCGTGGTGCTTGGCGCCTTGTTGTCCCGGCCCAAGACCACGCTTCTGGGATTCGGCATGGGGGTGGGCGGCATTGCGGTGATCAACGGCGTCAATGTCCTGGGCTATCAGCCGGTGGTCTTTCTGGACAGTGCGCTGGGCCAGCTGATGGGCATTCTGGCGGTATGGGGCATGTTCAACATCATCCCCGGACTCAGCGGCTCGGGCTGGTTGCGGCATCGCCAGATCGTGAAGCTGCGACGCCAGGTGGTGGTAGCGGCCCAGGCGCCGCTGGATGGCCTGCGCAACCGTTTCGAGAGCATCAGCCGTGACCTGCTGCTGCAGATCGTGGCAGGCACGCCGTCGGACTCCCATGTTTCGGCCGAATTGCTGGCTATGTCGCTATCCGTACATGGCGTCGGCCGGGGGCTGATCGAGCTGCGCCGGCACCTGGCGCGCGAGGATGTGTCCGGCCGCTGGCAGCATCTGCTGGGTCCGCTGATCGCCGACTGGGCCCAGCTCTACCAGCAGCCCGACCAAGCCGCCTGGGACCGGGTCAGCGAGGGCCTGGCATCGGCGATTGCCGTATTGCGTGCCGAGCATGACCGCGACCCGGGCGCAGTGCAGCTGCTGCTGGCCGATCTGTATTACCTGCGTGTCGAACTCTATGACGACGAGTCGCTGCTGATTCGTCATGTGGAGTTGTTGCAATCCTTGCCGAATGGTTGGTTCCATGCCACGTGA
- a CDS encoding MarR family winged helix-turn-helix transcriptional regulator: MNLQSVEQRLALTEARFPAFPRERASVVRLTRVLHKSLHDGANAILRDFGLTNPEYNILAMMFGTPDYAMFPSELGDAIGEKSANITRLANGLVGKGLIEREVDAHDRRKVLLHLTEHGKRSIREILPKVCVLLDRFTETLDAAEIRQFEHLLKKLLAGF, encoded by the coding sequence ATGAATCTGCAGTCTGTCGAGCAGCGCCTTGCACTTACGGAGGCGCGCTTCCCGGCGTTTCCGCGTGAGCGCGCCTCGGTGGTGCGGCTGACCCGGGTATTGCACAAGTCGCTGCATGATGGCGCCAACGCCATCTTGCGCGACTTCGGGCTGACCAATCCCGAATACAACATTCTGGCCATGATGTTCGGCACCCCGGACTACGCGATGTTTCCTTCGGAACTGGGCGATGCCATCGGCGAGAAATCGGCCAATATCACTCGGCTGGCCAACGGTCTGGTCGGCAAGGGCCTGATCGAGCGCGAAGTCGACGCTCATGACCGGCGCAAGGTGCTGCTGCATCTGACCGAGCATGGCAAGCGCTCGATACGGGAGATCCTGCCCAAGGTCTGCGTGCTGCTGGATCGTTTCACGGAAACGCTGGATGCGGCCGAGATCAGGCAGTTCGAGCATCTGCTCAAAAAACTTCTGGCCGGCTTCTAG
- a CDS encoding M16 family metallopeptidase, whose product MGFRRNTLWMRLFAGAMALVPMGLLAASGEGALPKLDYTRFVLPNGLTVVVHEDHKAPVVAVGIWYHIGSADEPAGKTGFAHLFEHLMFSGSEHHPGTYFQPFEQVGATNMNGTTWFDRTNYFETVPTTALDMALWMESDRMGHLLGAIGQKELDTQRGVVQNEKRQGENRPYGRVDQNILSNTLPANHPYAHDTIGSMKDLNAASLADVKGWFHANYGAANTTLVLSGDITPAQARSEAERYFGDIPAGPPVARQQPWITPLAGDRHGIQHDHVAQPRIIRTWVVPQLGTRPAIDLDLATTILGGGRTSRLYQRLVYQDHLVDDVSASISPFALASQVQIQADVKKGVDPARVEAVIEEVIKAFLREGPTADELARAKIQMRANTIRQLDDVTQQGFFLAEGQVYRHDPEAFRKDLQQAMATTPADLKQAAADWLGKGSYTLQVLPATATQNLAAEDAAVRPLPAAAGRPAAIQPAKAAYRTTASTVDRSKGVPVVSQFPGLHFPKVERARLSNGIQVILAARHAIPVTDVQLLFNAGYAADHGGRLGTAAFTSRMMSESTQKRDSVAVIEAEQRLGAQINFGVGLDMSNASLSALNDQLQASLDLLSEMVLQPAFKAGDMQRVRGQWLANIAQQKTEPMSMALRTLPPLLYGTDHAYGVPFTGSGTEASIQSLQPADLVAFQQHWLRPDNVTILVSGDTSLAKIVPALDKAFGHWQAPAGPVPVKSLSTVAAQPVPRVFLIDRPDAPQSVVMAGLLAPSTLAPNNLALKVANDAFGGTFTSRINMNLRENKRWAYGAFSILINAIGQRPLLFYAPVQSDKTAPSITEVLHEAQGVIGAHPLTEAEVEKIKDNDIRSLPGAYQTADAVLDALSGNVMYHRPDDYVTTLAQHLQAVHQPQAQAAIEEMVHPQALTWVIVGDLKQIEAPVRALNLGKVEVLDADGKPVQTSKP is encoded by the coding sequence ATGGGGTTTCGCAGGAATACGCTCTGGATGCGCCTGTTCGCCGGTGCAATGGCACTGGTACCGATGGGACTGCTGGCGGCCAGCGGGGAGGGGGCGCTGCCCAAGCTCGATTACACGCGGTTCGTATTGCCCAACGGGCTGACCGTAGTGGTGCATGAGGATCACAAGGCACCGGTGGTGGCGGTCGGGATCTGGTATCACATCGGTTCAGCCGATGAGCCGGCCGGCAAGACCGGCTTTGCGCATCTGTTCGAGCACCTGATGTTCTCCGGTTCCGAGCATCATCCAGGCACCTACTTCCAGCCGTTCGAGCAGGTCGGTGCGACCAATATGAACGGCACGACCTGGTTCGATCGCACCAATTATTTCGAGACCGTACCCACCACTGCGCTGGACATGGCCTTGTGGATGGAATCGGACCGGATGGGCCACCTGCTGGGGGCGATCGGGCAGAAAGAGCTCGATACCCAGCGCGGTGTGGTGCAGAACGAAAAGCGCCAGGGCGAGAACCGCCCTTATGGCCGGGTGGACCAGAACATCCTGTCCAATACCTTGCCGGCCAATCATCCTTATGCCCATGACACCATCGGCTCGATGAAGGATCTGAATGCCGCCTCGCTGGCCGATGTGAAAGGCTGGTTCCATGCCAATTATGGTGCCGCCAATACCACCCTGGTGCTGTCCGGCGATATCACGCCGGCCCAGGCACGGAGCGAGGCCGAGCGCTATTTCGGCGATATTCCGGCCGGCCCGCCGGTGGCGCGTCAGCAGCCCTGGATCACGCCGCTGGCCGGTGACCGGCACGGCATTCAGCATGATCATGTCGCCCAGCCACGGATCATCCGTACCTGGGTAGTGCCGCAGCTGGGAACCCGGCCGGCGATTGATCTGGATCTGGCCACCACGATACTGGGCGGCGGCAGGACTTCAAGGCTTTATCAGCGGCTGGTCTATCAGGATCACCTGGTCGATGACGTGTCAGCCAGCATTTCACCGTTCGCGCTGGCCAGCCAGGTGCAGATCCAGGCCGATGTGAAGAAAGGCGTGGACCCGGCCCGGGTCGAGGCGGTGATCGAGGAGGTGATCAAGGCCTTCCTGCGCGAGGGGCCGACCGCCGATGAGCTGGCCCGTGCCAAGATCCAGATGCGGGCCAATACCATCCGGCAGCTGGACGATGTCACCCAGCAAGGCTTTTTCCTGGCCGAAGGCCAGGTCTATCGCCATGATCCGGAAGCTTTCCGCAAGGATCTGCAGCAGGCCATGGCGACGACGCCGGCGGATCTGAAGCAGGCGGCCGCGGACTGGCTGGGCAAGGGCAGCTACACCTTGCAAGTGCTGCCGGCGACGGCGACCCAGAATCTGGCGGCCGAAGATGCGGCTGTTCGTCCGCTGCCGGCCGCGGCGGGACGTCCGGCGGCGATCCAGCCAGCCAAGGCTGCGTATCGGACTACGGCCAGTACCGTCGATCGCAGCAAAGGCGTGCCCGTGGTCAGCCAGTTCCCGGGCCTGCATTTCCCCAAGGTGGAACGGGCCCGGCTGAGCAATGGCATCCAGGTGATTCTGGCCGCTCGGCATGCCATTCCGGTCACTGATGTCCAGCTGCTGTTCAACGCCGGTTACGCCGCCGACCACGGTGGCAGATTGGGCACGGCGGCTTTTACCTCGCGGATGATGAGCGAGAGTACGCAGAAGCGGGATTCGGTCGCGGTGATCGAGGCTGAGCAGCGACTGGGGGCGCAGATCAATTTTGGCGTGGGTCTGGACATGTCCAATGCTTCGCTCAGCGCGCTCAATGACCAGCTGCAGGCGTCGCTGGACCTGCTGTCGGAGATGGTGCTGCAGCCGGCGTTCAAGGCCGGAGATATGCAGCGGGTCCGCGGCCAGTGGCTGGCCAATATCGCCCAGCAGAAGACCGAGCCGATGTCGATGGCCCTGAGGACCTTGCCGCCCTTGCTGTACGGCACGGACCATGCCTATGGCGTGCCATTCACCGGATCGGGCACGGAGGCTTCGATCCAGTCGCTGCAACCGGCTGATCTGGTGGCTTTCCAGCAGCACTGGCTGCGTCCTGACAATGTCACCATCCTGGTGTCGGGCGACACCAGTCTGGCCAAGATCGTCCCGGCGCTGGACAAGGCCTTTGGCCACTGGCAGGCGCCGGCCGGTCCGGTCCCGGTGAAGTCACTGTCCACCGTGGCGGCCCAGCCCGTGCCGCGGGTATTTCTGATCGACCGGCCGGATGCGCCGCAGTCGGTGGTGATGGCCGGCCTGCTGGCCCCTTCAACGCTGGCACCGAACAATCTGGCGCTGAAAGTGGCCAACGATGCCTTCGGAGGCACCTTCACTTCACGCATCAATATGAATCTGCGCGAGAACAAGCGCTGGGCTTACGGTGCTTTCAGTATCCTGATCAATGCCATCGGTCAGCGCCCGCTGTTGTTCTATGCGCCGGTACAGTCAGACAAGACGGCGCCCTCGATCACCGAGGTATTGCATGAAGCGCAGGGCGTGATCGGTGCCCATCCGCTGACCGAGGCCGAGGTGGAGAAGATCAAGGACAATGACATCCGCAGCCTGCCCGGTGCCTATCAGACCGCCGACGCGGTGCTCGATGCCCTCAGCGGCAATGTCATGTATCACCGTCCGGATGACTATGTGACCACCCTGGCCCAGCATCTGCAGGCCGTGCATCAACCGCAGGCGCAGGCGGCCATCGAGGAAATGGTCCATCCCCAGGCCCTGACCTGGGTGATTGTCGGTGACCTCAAGCAGATCGAGGCGCCGGTGCGGGCTCTGAATCTGGGCAAGGTCGAAGTGCTCGATGCTGATGGCAAGCCTGTTCAGACAAGCAAGCCCTGA